One Bacillota bacterium DNA segment encodes these proteins:
- a CDS encoding sugar nucleotide-binding protein has translation MLLIVGSKGLIGWYTKAYWQANGGKVICTSHGPGEDLRLDLREPVGNFATLLPGGVTHALICSGITAIDTCCRDPETTRIFNVTHTIELLSGLLKHSITPIFCSSDLVFRGDRGYYSEEDACYPTTEYGRQKKAVEDFLLGQDDPFIIIRMSKLYSLEKDDSSPVGQIINSLLKGNAIRCADDQVVCPTCVDDISRAIKLLIDSKATGVYHLAAPKVYTRYTLGLAIAEPMGLNQLILHCSIRDFNFADPRPANNSLNVSKFLSGYDFEFSILESNLPTILYKRSYRECGS, from the coding sequence ATGTTATTGATTGTTGGTTCAAAAGGGTTAATCGGGTGGTATACGAAAGCATACTGGCAGGCTAACGGGGGAAAGGTTATCTGTACCTCGCACGGCCCCGGCGAGGACCTGCGTCTTGATCTGCGTGAGCCAGTCGGCAATTTTGCCACGCTGCTTCCCGGCGGCGTCACACACGCTTTAATCTGCAGCGGTATAACGGCAATCGACACTTGTTGTCGTGACCCCGAAACGACGCGCATTTTCAATGTTACTCATACCATAGAACTGCTTTCGGGCTTGCTCAAACATAGCATTACGCCAATCTTTTGCTCCAGCGATTTGGTTTTCAGGGGCGACAGGGGATATTACAGCGAGGAAGACGCGTGTTATCCCACCACAGAGTACGGCCGTCAAAAAAAGGCGGTTGAAGACTTTTTGCTTGGTCAAGACGATCCGTTCATAATCATCAGGATGAGCAAGTTATATAGTCTTGAAAAGGATGACTCTTCCCCTGTAGGGCAAATAATTAATTCCTTGCTTAAAGGTAATGCCATCCGCTGTGCCGATGATCAGGTTGTCTGTCCAACTTGCGTTGATGACATTTCCCGCGCTATCAAACTCTTAATTGATTCAAAAGCTACGGGAGTATACCACTTAGCTGCTCCGAAAGTGTATACCAGGTATACCCTCGGTTTGGCTATTGCGGAACCGATGGGGTTGAATCAATTGATTCTACACTGTTCTATCCGCGATTTTAATTTTGCTGACCCACGTCCCGCCAATAATTCATTAAATGTTTCAAAATTTTTATCAGGTTATGATTTCGAATTCTCAATACTCGAGTCTAATTTGCCGACAATACTCTATAAGCGATCCTATAGAGAGTGTGGGAGCTAA